One region of Micromonospora ureilytica genomic DNA includes:
- a CDS encoding HNH endonuclease, producing the protein MTAADRPSCVNGCGRPAHHLTGKRAGQCKACVSKDDRAAAKASGKCTGCKARPAEPGRTRCAACRTRQRTATAAYVASGIDAANKRRARDAWKVAGLCFMAAGHGPATHGVYCSACATARDARRVRKAEAFWAAHGIDAWTCWLCCLPIADGNRHIEHVVPRDPRHHESKGSDLPSNLRPAHTACNLAKSDDDPWPYLVSVWDDLGPEEVHYL; encoded by the coding sequence ATGACCGCCGCCGACCGTCCGTCGTGCGTGAACGGTTGTGGCCGCCCGGCGCACCATCTGACCGGCAAGCGCGCCGGACAGTGCAAGGCGTGTGTGTCCAAGGACGACCGCGCCGCAGCCAAGGCGTCCGGCAAGTGCACCGGCTGCAAGGCGCGGCCAGCCGAGCCCGGCCGCACGCGATGTGCGGCGTGCCGCACGCGGCAGCGCACGGCCACCGCCGCCTACGTCGCGTCCGGCATCGACGCGGCCAACAAGCGCCGCGCCCGCGACGCATGGAAGGTCGCCGGCCTCTGCTTCATGGCCGCCGGCCACGGCCCGGCGACCCACGGCGTCTACTGCTCCGCCTGTGCCACCGCCCGCGACGCCCGCCGCGTCCGCAAGGCCGAGGCGTTCTGGGCCGCCCACGGCATCGACGCCTGGACGTGCTGGCTGTGCTGTCTGCCCATTGCGGACGGAAACCGGCACATCGAACACGTGGTCCCGCGCGATCCGCGCCACCACGAAAGCAAGGGTTCCGACCTACCGAGCAACCTGCGCCCCGCGCACACCGCCTGCAACCTCGCCAAGTCGGACGACGACCCGTGGCCCTATCTGGTCTCCGTGTGGGACGACCTCGGGCCGGAGGAGGTGCATTACCTGTGA
- a CDS encoding zinc finger domain-containing protein, whose translation MTHHDPSTAAFLALVSELTGTPATLGPPRRRDPLAVRCDHCAAAPGEPCRTVRPQHDGRPALGRRPDRPHLARRNAARPSDVEETAMSTETATAQPATTDRDHGAVPVDSGHLLIVDPCHLPPALVDALTRPNRYGVTLAVMLETPSGDGMFDVFSFQDGEGDDRSAVLMIGDGYGDLFGRGWTTATL comes from the coding sequence GTGACCCACCACGACCCATCCACCGCCGCGTTCCTCGCGCTGGTGTCCGAGCTGACCGGCACGCCGGCAACCCTCGGCCCACCGCGCCGCCGCGACCCGCTGGCCGTCCGCTGCGACCACTGCGCCGCCGCCCCCGGCGAGCCGTGCCGCACGGTCCGCCCGCAGCACGACGGCCGCCCGGCCCTCGGTCGCCGCCCGGATCGCCCGCACCTCGCCCGCCGCAACGCCGCCCGCCCGTCCGACGTGGAGGAGACCGCCATGAGCACCGAGACCGCGACCGCCCAGCCCGCCACCACCGACCGCGACCACGGCGCTGTGCCCGTCGACTCCGGCCACCTGCTAATCGTTGACCCCTGCCACCTGCCGCCCGCGCTGGTGGACGCGCTGACCCGCCCGAACCGGTACGGCGTCACGCTGGCCGTGATGCTTGAGACGCCCAGCGGTGACGGCATGTTCGACGTCTTTTCCTTTCAGGACGGCGAGGGCGACGACCGGTCGGCCGTCCTGATGATCGGTGACGGCTACGGCGACTTGTTCGGCCGTGGGTGGACCACGGCGACGCTGTGA
- a CDS encoding helix-turn-helix domain-containing protein, with product MIDVDGTTYVTLAEAARLLGIAPQTLRNRRSTGRTALPVALRIGTAALYRLADVEAARAQK from the coding sequence ATGATCGACGTAGACGGCACCACGTACGTCACGCTTGCCGAGGCCGCCCGCCTGCTGGGCATCGCGCCGCAGACCCTCCGCAACCGCCGCTCGACCGGCCGCACCGCGCTGCCCGTGGCCCTGCGCATCGGCACCGCCGCGCTTTACCGGCTGGCCGACGTTGAGGCCGCCCGCGCCCAGAAGTGA
- a CDS encoding recombinase family protein encodes MITARPAAYVRQSSARANKSEASPATQRTATAERAHHDHPGATLRTFEDIDRSGFQAGVVREAYDQMVAAIKAGEITHLYVFYVSRLTRQDPRIALAEWLPLLAGGLTIVSITEGTFGPDNTMDLIHLLLRMDAAHNESKNKSAAVKAAKALARSAGGHVGHAPYGFTTVERMARTPDGDPVAVRALVVDQAEARTMRVATRAVLLGHAVHAVARHFDRRRIPTRGATVGRSRASSAWSDRALTHRLRDPRIAGLPAVLVLDDKGTRIGYRVAYDLSDPHVLPAPDQPIITTDDYWRLQAALTARARSPRHEGDTPALLSSLGILWCECGYRMKARRFIASPALANRDAYMCTAPAGRHSNTISLTALDGWIRMRIDRLINSIDPADEDDTTASILAEATRRYGAATAKPETAAQRAAVAAELADASAALDQQSEALGTASGAAAAALTRAVTVTGARVDALTARLAELDDQVTAKLPLDLWTSSDYGDEQTWWDAATVPDRRDFVTLFVDRITVRRAASKGGRPTKADPWGSVNARVSLDWAGTA; translated from the coding sequence ATGATCACCGCTCGCCCCGCCGCGTACGTCCGCCAGTCGTCCGCCCGCGCGAACAAGTCGGAAGCCTCCCCGGCCACCCAGCGCACCGCGACCGCCGAACGCGCCCACCATGACCACCCCGGCGCGACCCTCCGAACGTTCGAGGACATCGACCGGTCAGGGTTTCAAGCGGGCGTTGTGCGTGAGGCGTACGACCAGATGGTAGCGGCGATCAAGGCTGGCGAGATCACCCATCTGTACGTCTTCTACGTGTCCCGCCTGACGCGTCAAGACCCGCGCATCGCGCTTGCCGAATGGCTGCCGCTGCTCGCCGGTGGTCTGACGATTGTCAGCATCACGGAAGGCACATTCGGCCCGGATAACACGATGGATCTAATCCATCTGCTGTTGCGCATGGACGCCGCGCACAACGAAAGCAAAAACAAGTCGGCCGCCGTGAAAGCCGCAAAGGCGCTCGCCCGATCGGCCGGTGGTCACGTCGGGCACGCGCCGTACGGATTTACCACCGTTGAGCGGATGGCCCGGACCCCCGATGGCGACCCGGTGGCCGTGCGCGCCCTGGTGGTCGACCAGGCCGAGGCCCGCACAATGCGGGTAGCAACACGCGCCGTCCTGCTCGGCCACGCCGTGCACGCCGTGGCCCGCCACTTTGACCGCCGCCGCATCCCCACGCGCGGCGCGACGGTGGGCCGCTCCCGCGCGTCGTCCGCCTGGTCGGATCGGGCGCTGACTCACCGACTGCGCGACCCGCGCATAGCCGGCCTGCCTGCCGTTCTCGTGCTGGACGACAAGGGCACCCGGATCGGCTACCGCGTCGCGTACGACCTTTCAGACCCGCACGTGCTCCCCGCGCCCGATCAGCCGATCATCACCACCGACGATTACTGGCGTCTGCAAGCCGCCCTGACCGCCCGCGCCCGGTCGCCGCGCCATGAGGGCGACACGCCCGCCCTGCTCTCGTCGCTGGGCATCCTGTGGTGTGAGTGCGGGTACCGGATGAAGGCCCGCCGGTTCATCGCCTCGCCCGCGCTCGCCAACCGTGACGCCTATATGTGCACCGCCCCCGCCGGCCGGCACAGCAACACCATCAGCCTGACCGCGCTCGATGGCTGGATTCGGATGCGGATTGACCGCCTGATCAACTCCATCGACCCGGCCGACGAGGACGACACCACCGCGTCAATCCTGGCCGAGGCGACGCGCCGCTATGGTGCCGCGACGGCGAAGCCGGAGACCGCCGCGCAGCGCGCCGCCGTGGCCGCCGAGCTGGCCGACGCGTCCGCCGCCCTCGACCAGCAATCGGAGGCACTAGGCACCGCCTCGGGTGCCGCCGCCGCCGCGCTTACCCGTGCTGTCACGGTGACCGGTGCGCGCGTCGATGCCCTTACCGCCCGCCTGGCCGAGCTGGACGACCAGGTAACCGCCAAGCTTCCGCTGGACCTCTGGACGTCCAGCGACTACGGCGACGAACAGACGTGGTGGGACGCCGCCACGGTGCCGGACCGTCGCGACTTCGTAACCCTGTTCGTTGACCGCATCACGGTTCGCCGCGCGGCATCGAAGGGTGGCCGTCCGACGAAGGCCGACCCGTGGGGCAGCGTGAACGCCCGCGTATCGCTGGATTGGGCCGGCACCGCGTAG
- a CDS encoding ribonuclease Z, which translates to MSMRELVVLGTASQAPTRQRNHNGYVLRWDDEVILFDPGEGSQRQLLHTTVTATDLTRICVTHFHGDHCLGLPGTIQRLSLDRVAHPVAVHFPAGGAEYFARLRHATSFYETAELRVEPIEADGQRIALRCGTLEARRLRHPIETYGYRLVEPDGHRMLPERLAAYGIAGPAVGELIRVGHLDLDGHRVTRAEVSVPRPGQRFAFVMDTGLCDGVYALAEHADLLVIESTFLESEAALAAEVGHLTAAQAARVATESGVRRLVLTHFSQRYPDPRRFHDEARAHFDGELIIAEDLTTVQLPPRRVASAE; encoded by the coding sequence ATGTCCATGCGCGAGCTGGTGGTGCTGGGGACGGCCAGCCAGGCGCCGACCCGCCAGCGCAACCACAACGGGTACGTGCTGCGCTGGGACGACGAGGTGATCCTCTTCGACCCGGGCGAGGGCAGCCAGCGTCAGCTCCTGCACACCACTGTCACCGCCACCGACCTGACCCGGATCTGCGTCACCCACTTCCACGGCGACCACTGCCTCGGCCTTCCCGGCACCATCCAGCGGCTCTCCCTGGATCGGGTGGCGCACCCGGTCGCCGTGCACTTCCCCGCCGGCGGCGCCGAATACTTCGCCCGGCTGCGGCACGCCACCTCCTTCTACGAGACCGCCGAGCTGCGGGTCGAGCCCATCGAGGCCGACGGGCAGCGGATCGCCCTACGCTGCGGCACGCTGGAGGCACGCCGGCTCCGGCACCCCATCGAGACGTACGGCTACCGGCTGGTCGAGCCGGACGGGCATCGGATGCTTCCGGAGAGGCTGGCCGCGTACGGCATCGCCGGGCCGGCCGTCGGCGAGCTGATCCGCGTCGGGCACCTGGACCTCGACGGACACCGCGTCACCCGGGCCGAGGTGAGCGTGCCCCGGCCGGGGCAGCGGTTCGCGTTCGTGATGGACACCGGCCTCTGCGACGGGGTGTACGCCCTCGCCGAGCACGCGGACCTGCTGGTCATCGAGTCGACGTTCCTGGAGTCGGAGGCCGCGCTCGCCGCCGAGGTCGGCCACCTGACCGCGGCGCAGGCCGCCCGGGTGGCGACCGAGTCCGGGGTACGCCGACTCGTGCTCACCCACTTCTCCCAGCGCTACCCCGACCCGCGCCGGTTCCACGACGAGGCGCGCGCGCACTTCGACGGCGAACTGATCATCGCCGAGGATCTGACCACGGTGCAGCTTCCGCCGCGCCGGGTAGCCTCGGCCGAGTGA
- a CDS encoding GNAT family N-acetyltransferase, which translates to MTVTLRPATEGDLMAVGALHQRSRVAAYSAFLPAEALADPSPEAMGRYWVERWIWERDTHRMTVAERAGALVGFSHLGPDDEDDPATGLLNAIHLDPGEQGRGTGRALMVDALDAMRAQGWRRGVLWVLRDNAHARAFYERGGWTPTGAEREEHIGTALTPQLRYTRLLAA; encoded by the coding sequence GTGACCGTCACGCTCCGCCCCGCAACCGAAGGCGACCTGATGGCGGTGGGTGCCCTGCACCAGCGCTCCCGGGTCGCCGCGTACTCCGCCTTCCTGCCGGCCGAGGCGCTGGCCGACCCGAGCCCGGAGGCGATGGGGCGGTACTGGGTCGAGCGGTGGATCTGGGAGCGGGACACCCACCGGATGACAGTGGCCGAGCGGGCCGGGGCGTTGGTCGGGTTCAGCCACCTGGGCCCGGACGACGAGGACGACCCGGCCACCGGGCTGCTCAACGCGATCCACCTCGACCCGGGTGAGCAGGGCCGGGGCACCGGCCGGGCGCTGATGGTCGACGCGCTGGACGCCATGCGGGCGCAGGGCTGGCGGCGTGGCGTGCTCTGGGTGCTGCGCGACAACGCGCACGCCCGCGCCTTCTACGAGCGTGGTGGCTGGACCCCGACCGGAGCGGAGCGTGAGGAGCACATCGGTACCGCCCTCACGCCCCAACTCCGCTACACCCGGCTGCTGGCTGCCTGA
- a CDS encoding cystathionine beta-synthase yields the protein MQYYDNVVDMIGNTPLVRLRNVTRGIQATVLAKVEYVNPGGSVKDRIALRMVEDAEAAGLLKPGGTIVEPTSGNTGVGLALVAQLKGYRCVFVCPDKVSQDKQDVLRAYGAEVVVCPTAVAPEDPRSYYNVSDRLTREIPGAWKPNQYSNPANPRSHYETTGPELWKQTDGELTHFVTGVGTGGTISGMGQYLKEASEGRVRIIGADPEGSVYSGGTGRPYLVEGVGEDFWPETYDRGVADEIVEVSDKASFEMTRRLAREEGLLVGGSCGMAVVAALEVARRAGPDDVVVVLLPDGGRGYLSKIFNDSWMARYGFLDNSGAEPTVADALASKPGGLPELVHVHPTETVRDAIDYMREYGVSQLPVLKAEPPVVTGEVAGSIAERDLLDALFTGQAHLHDTIERHMGDPLPMIGGGQPVSEAVGMLEKSDAALVLVDGKPKGVLTRQDLLAHLGAH from the coding sequence GTGCAGTACTACGACAACGTCGTCGACATGATCGGCAACACCCCGCTGGTGCGTCTGCGTAACGTCACCAGGGGCATCCAGGCCACCGTGCTGGCCAAGGTGGAGTACGTCAACCCCGGCGGCTCGGTGAAGGACCGGATCGCGCTGCGGATGGTGGAGGACGCCGAGGCCGCCGGCCTGCTCAAGCCCGGCGGCACCATCGTCGAGCCGACCAGCGGCAACACCGGCGTGGGGCTGGCCCTGGTGGCCCAGCTCAAGGGCTACCGGTGTGTCTTCGTCTGCCCCGACAAGGTCAGCCAGGACAAGCAGGACGTGCTCCGGGCGTACGGCGCCGAGGTGGTGGTCTGCCCGACCGCCGTCGCCCCGGAGGACCCGCGCTCGTACTACAACGTCTCCGACCGGCTGACCCGGGAGATCCCCGGAGCCTGGAAGCCCAACCAGTACAGCAACCCGGCCAACCCGCGCTCGCACTACGAGACGACCGGCCCGGAGCTGTGGAAGCAGACCGACGGCGAGCTCACCCACTTCGTGACCGGCGTCGGCACCGGCGGCACCATCTCCGGCATGGGCCAGTACCTCAAGGAGGCCTCCGAGGGCCGGGTGCGGATCATCGGGGCCGACCCGGAGGGCTCGGTCTACTCCGGTGGCACCGGCCGGCCGTACCTGGTGGAGGGCGTCGGCGAGGACTTCTGGCCGGAGACGTACGACCGGGGTGTCGCCGACGAGATCGTGGAGGTCTCCGACAAGGCGTCCTTCGAGATGACCCGGCGGCTGGCCCGCGAGGAGGGGCTGCTGGTCGGCGGTTCCTGCGGGATGGCGGTGGTCGCCGCCCTGGAGGTCGCTCGCCGGGCCGGCCCGGACGACGTGGTTGTCGTGCTGCTGCCCGACGGCGGCCGAGGCTACCTCTCGAAGATCTTCAACGACTCGTGGATGGCCCGGTACGGCTTCCTCGACAACTCCGGCGCCGAGCCGACGGTGGCCGACGCGCTGGCCAGCAAGCCGGGCGGGCTGCCCGAGCTGGTGCACGTGCACCCGACCGAAACCGTGCGCGACGCGATCGACTACATGCGCGAGTACGGCGTCTCGCAGCTGCCGGTGCTCAAGGCCGAGCCGCCCGTGGTGACAGGTGAGGTCGCCGGTTCGATCGCCGAGCGGGACCTGCTCGACGCGCTGTTCACCGGTCAGGCCCACCTGCACGACACGATCGAGCGGCACATGGGCGACCCGCTGCCGATGATCGGTGGCGGTCAGCCGGTGAGCGAGGCGGTGGGCATGCTGGAGAAGTCCGACGCCGCCCTGGTGCTGGTCGACGGCAAGCCCAAGGGCGTCCTCACCCGCCAGGACCTCCTGGCCCACCTGGGCGCCCACTGA
- a CDS encoding YkvA family protein: protein MGKTLKRSAAFTALARALAAGARNGPSIGTRLAALPRMIRATTKGEYDGGLRLALMTAATAYIVSPIDLLPEIPLAIFGLADDAVMITWLAGSVLAETDRFLEWEARRSSVIPGGLVP, encoded by the coding sequence ATGGGTAAGACACTGAAGCGCAGCGCGGCGTTCACGGCCCTGGCGCGGGCCCTGGCGGCCGGAGCGCGCAACGGGCCGTCGATCGGCACGCGGTTGGCCGCGCTGCCCCGGATGATTCGAGCCACGACCAAGGGGGAGTACGACGGCGGCCTTCGGCTGGCCCTGATGACCGCGGCGACGGCGTACATCGTCTCGCCGATCGACCTGCTCCCGGAGATCCCGCTAGCGATCTTCGGGCTGGCCGACGACGCGGTCATGATCACGTGGTTGGCCGGCAGCGTGCTCGCCGAGACCGATCGGTTCCTGGAGTGGGAGGCCCGTCGCAGCTCCGTCATCCCCGGAGGGCTGGTGCCCTGA
- a CDS encoding SGNH/GDSL hydrolase family protein: MNERSARSVTSGLAGRLGRAAALSLLAGTVGGAAVLAGEAFVARHRRYAQPELGLALRATIGRAGAPPLRLVLLGDSSALGVGVDRLEDTIGGQLANLLAEGPTGRRVHLSSVGVSGSRSTDLATQVARALLGDRPDVALILIGANDATGLRGPSDAAAYLGAAVHRLREARVEVVVGTCPDLGAVRAIAPPLRQVVGWSGRRVARAQTTAVLEAGGSVVDLATETGPVFRADAGTLCPDGFHPSADGYRVWAHALLPAIVAAAAATTRR; encoded by the coding sequence ATGAACGAGCGCAGCGCGCGGAGCGTGACCTCCGGCCTCGCCGGCCGACTGGGCCGGGCGGCGGCGTTGTCGCTGCTCGCCGGCACCGTCGGGGGCGCCGCCGTCCTCGCCGGTGAGGCGTTCGTCGCCCGGCACCGACGTTACGCGCAACCGGAGCTGGGCCTGGCCCTGCGCGCCACGATCGGTCGGGCGGGCGCTCCTCCGCTGCGACTGGTGCTGCTGGGCGACTCGTCGGCACTGGGCGTGGGCGTCGACCGCCTGGAGGACACCATCGGCGGGCAGCTGGCCAACCTGCTCGCCGAGGGCCCGACCGGCCGCCGGGTGCACCTGTCCAGCGTCGGCGTCTCCGGGTCCCGCTCGACGGACCTCGCCACCCAGGTGGCCCGGGCCCTGCTCGGTGACCGGCCCGACGTGGCGTTGATCCTGATCGGGGCGAACGACGCCACGGGGCTGCGCGGCCCCTCCGACGCGGCTGCCTATCTCGGCGCGGCGGTGCACCGGCTGCGCGAGGCGCGCGTCGAGGTGGTGGTGGGCACCTGCCCCGACCTCGGCGCGGTGCGTGCCATCGCGCCTCCGCTGCGCCAGGTGGTCGGCTGGTCCGGGCGTCGGGTGGCCCGCGCGCAGACCACTGCCGTGCTGGAGGCGGGTGGCTCGGTCGTCGACCTGGCCACCGAGACCGGGCCGGTGTTCCGGGCCGACGCGGGGACGCTCTGCCCGGACGGCTTCCACCCCTCCGCCGACGGCTACCGGGTGTGGGCGCACGCGCTGCTGCCCGCCATCGTCGCCGCGGCGGCGGCCACGACCCGGCGCTAG
- a CDS encoding acetyl-CoA C-acetyltransferase — protein MPIESSRDAVIVATARSPIGRAHKGSLRDVRSDDLAATIVQAALDKIPALDPTTIDDLYLGCGLPGGEQGFNMARVVSTLLGLDTVPGATLTRYCASSLQTTRMAMHAIRAGEGDVFVSAGVEMVSRYARGSSDGLPPEAQALVGGGWENPRFGSADERSKRRAQGGAEVWTDPRDAGELPDIYLSMGQTAENLAQVYDVTRADMDEFGVRSQNLAEKAIADGFWAREITPVTTPDGTVVSTDDGPRAGVTLDAVAGLKPVFRPDGRITAGNCCPLNDGAAAVVVMSAQRAEELGLTPLARIVSTGVTALSPEIMGLGPVEASRQALRRAGMTIDDVDLVEINEAFAAQVIPSYRQLGIPEEKLNVMGGAIAVGHPFGMTGARITGTLLNALQWHDKTIGLETMCVGGGQGMAMVLERLN, from the coding sequence ATGCCGATTGAGTCGTCCCGCGACGCCGTCATCGTCGCCACCGCCCGCTCCCCCATCGGCCGGGCGCACAAGGGGTCCCTGCGCGACGTCCGCTCCGACGACCTCGCCGCGACAATCGTCCAGGCCGCGCTGGACAAGATCCCCGCGCTGGATCCGACCACGATCGACGACCTCTACCTCGGGTGCGGCCTGCCCGGCGGCGAGCAGGGCTTCAACATGGCCCGGGTGGTGTCCACCCTCCTCGGTCTCGACACTGTCCCCGGCGCCACGCTGACCCGTTACTGCGCCTCGTCGTTGCAGACCACCCGGATGGCGATGCACGCGATCCGGGCCGGCGAGGGCGACGTGTTCGTCTCCGCCGGTGTGGAGATGGTCTCCCGCTACGCCCGGGGCAGCTCCGACGGGCTGCCGCCCGAGGCGCAGGCCCTGGTCGGCGGCGGCTGGGAGAACCCGCGCTTCGGCTCGGCCGACGAGCGCTCGAAGCGCCGCGCGCAGGGCGGCGCCGAGGTGTGGACCGACCCGCGCGACGCCGGTGAGCTGCCCGACATCTACCTGAGCATGGGGCAGACCGCGGAGAACCTGGCCCAGGTGTACGACGTCACCCGCGCCGACATGGACGAGTTCGGCGTACGCAGCCAGAACCTCGCCGAGAAGGCCATCGCCGACGGCTTCTGGGCCCGGGAGATCACCCCGGTGACCACGCCGGACGGCACCGTGGTGAGCACCGACGACGGGCCACGGGCCGGCGTCACACTCGACGCGGTCGCCGGCCTGAAGCCGGTGTTCCGCCCGGACGGCCGGATCACCGCCGGCAACTGCTGCCCGCTCAACGACGGCGCAGCAGCCGTGGTGGTGATGAGCGCCCAGCGGGCCGAGGAACTCGGGCTCACCCCGCTGGCCCGGATCGTCTCGACAGGTGTGACCGCCCTGTCGCCGGAGATCATGGGTCTCGGGCCGGTCGAGGCGTCCCGGCAGGCGCTGCGCCGAGCCGGCATGACCATCGACGACGTCGACCTCGTCGAGATCAACGAGGCGTTCGCCGCGCAGGTCATCCCCTCCTACCGCCAGCTGGGCATCCCGGAGGAGAAGTTGAACGTGATGGGCGGCGCCATCGCGGTCGGCCACCCGTTCGGCATGACCGGCGCCCGGATCACCGGCACCCTGCTGAACGCACTGCAGTGGCACGACAAGACCATTGGTCTGGAGACCATGTGCGTGGGCGGTGGCCAGGGCATGGCCATGGTGCTCGAACGGTTGAACTGA
- a CDS encoding Bax inhibitor-1/YccA family protein codes for MRSNNPVLNRLDETSRVEARVLGARDVEPMTVDDVVVRTVGLLLVTGVAAAVSWAVIPDAVWLGAALAGSALASIALVLVISLRGITNPVPIVGYAILQGLLLGVASRTFEQVYPGIVVQAVAGTFGVFLGMAALYRARVIRATPRLARLVIGTLLGIAVLSVVNLVSYLITGRPGLAVYSVSGEVGWLPYAFSVVAIIAGAFSFILDFDLVERSVRDGRARRYAWLSAFGLLTGLVFLYWQLLRLLSYLRR; via the coding sequence GTGCGCAGCAACAACCCGGTGCTCAACCGGCTGGACGAGACGAGCCGGGTGGAGGCCCGGGTGCTCGGCGCCCGTGACGTCGAGCCGATGACAGTCGACGACGTGGTGGTGCGTACCGTCGGGTTGCTGCTCGTGACCGGCGTGGCGGCGGCGGTGTCCTGGGCGGTGATTCCCGACGCCGTGTGGTTGGGCGCCGCGCTGGCCGGCAGCGCGCTCGCCTCGATCGCGCTGGTCCTGGTCATCTCGTTGCGGGGGATCACCAACCCGGTGCCGATCGTCGGCTACGCCATCCTCCAGGGACTGCTGCTGGGGGTGGCGAGCCGCACCTTCGAGCAGGTCTATCCGGGCATCGTTGTGCAGGCGGTGGCCGGCACCTTCGGCGTCTTCCTCGGCATGGCGGCGCTCTATCGAGCCCGGGTGATCCGGGCGACGCCCCGGCTGGCCCGCCTGGTGATCGGCACCCTGCTCGGCATCGCCGTGCTCAGCGTGGTCAATCTGGTGTCGTACCTGATCACCGGGCGACCGGGCCTGGCGGTCTACAGCGTCAGCGGGGAGGTCGGCTGGCTGCCGTACGCCTTCTCGGTGGTGGCCATCATCGCCGGGGCGTTCAGCTTCATCCTCGACTTCGATCTCGTCGAGCGCTCGGTGCGCGACGGTCGAGCCCGTCGGTACGCGTGGTTGAGTGCGTTCGGCCTGCTCACCGGGTTGGTCTTCCTCTACTGGCAGCTGCTCAGGCTGCTCAGCTACCTGCGCCGCTGA
- a CDS encoding Bax inhibitor-1/YccA family protein has translation MKTSNPVLARLGQAAERERSAGYAPAGPYGQPGIPQQYPSQADYPAAPPTVAPMTIDDVVVKTVTLLGILGITAAAAWVLVPDALVGPAWIGAAVVGLVLGLIISFSRMANPALVIAYAVVEGVFVGMVSKAFETRYDGIVLQAAVASFGIFFLMAMLYRAKVIRATPAFVKGMIAAMVGLFAVMMINLVLALFGVNTGLRDGSPLAIGFSLVCIVVASLSFVLSFKEIEDGVRMGLPQRYSWVAAFGILVSLVWLYIEILRLLSYFQGDD, from the coding sequence GTGAAGACCTCGAACCCGGTGCTCGCCCGGCTCGGCCAAGCGGCCGAGCGGGAGCGCTCCGCCGGGTACGCCCCGGCCGGGCCGTACGGACAGCCCGGCATTCCCCAGCAGTACCCGTCCCAGGCCGATTACCCGGCCGCGCCGCCGACCGTGGCGCCCATGACGATCGACGACGTCGTCGTCAAGACCGTCACTCTGCTCGGCATCCTCGGCATCACCGCCGCGGCAGCCTGGGTGCTCGTCCCCGACGCGCTGGTCGGGCCAGCCTGGATCGGCGCGGCGGTGGTCGGCCTGGTCCTCGGCTTGATCATTTCGTTCTCCCGGATGGCAAACCCGGCGCTCGTCATCGCGTACGCGGTCGTCGAGGGTGTCTTCGTCGGCATGGTCAGCAAGGCGTTCGAGACGCGCTACGACGGCATCGTGCTTCAGGCCGCCGTGGCCAGCTTCGGCATCTTCTTCCTGATGGCGATGCTCTACCGGGCGAAGGTCATCCGGGCTACCCCGGCGTTCGTCAAGGGCATGATCGCAGCGATGGTCGGCCTCTTCGCGGTCATGATGATCAACCTGGTGCTGGCGCTGTTCGGCGTCAACACGGGTCTGCGTGACGGCAGCCCGCTGGCCATCGGCTTCAGCCTGGTCTGCATCGTGGTCGCCTCGCTGAGCTTCGTGCTCAGCTTCAAGGAGATCGAGGACGGCGTCCGGATGGGCCTGCCGCAGCGCTACTCCTGGGTGGCCGCGTTCGGCATCCTGGTCAGCCTGGTCTGGCTCTACATCGAGATCCTGCGCCTGCTGAGCTACTTCCAGGGCGACGACTGA